The Malus domestica chromosome 10, GDT2T_hap1 genome contains a region encoding:
- the LOC103400367 gene encoding GTPase LSG1-2-like produces MGKNEKTGLGRALVRQHNQLVQQTKEKGLMYKRQQKKVLESVTEVSDIDAIVEQADEADRLFSLDHPAPNLLIDLDGNEITPEQGREQKRKEEALHAGSLRVPRRPAWTPQMSVEELDNNERQAFLTWRRSLARLEENDKLLLTPFEKNLDIWRQLWRVVERSDLLVMVVDARDPLFYRCPDLEVYAREVDKHKRTMLLVNKADLLPLSVREKWANYFCSQDILFVFWSAKAATAATEGKNLSSPWTEDNLHESEDPDTKIYGRIELLARLQSEAEEIVRLRKSGSSDSRSGSVVGNSASSNVVVGFVGYPNVGKSSTINALVGQKKTGVTSTPGKTKHFQTLIMSDELMLCDCPGLVFPSFSSSRHEMIASGVLPIDRMTENREAVQVVANRVPRHVIEAVYRIDLPKPKSYELQSRPPLAAEFLRAYCASRGYVASSGLPDETKAARQILKDYIDGKLPHYQMPPGMTAEEDDVGNGLPEHHKSGSSDDENSEDDEGEDEPELDHALEDLNSFDIANGLATKKKVAVRKPTAPHKQHKKTQRKKDRSWRVGNDGGDGMPVVRVFQKPANTGPVKVG; encoded by the exons atgggtaAGAACGAGAAGACGGGTCTGGGTAGGGCTCTGGTGAGACAGCACAACCAGCTGGTTCAGCAAACGAAAGAGAAAGGCCTGATGTACAAGAGGCAGCAGAAGAAGGTTCTCGAATCCGTCACTGAAGTCAGCGACATCGACGCCATCGTCGAACAAGCTGACGAGGCCGACCGCCTCTTCTCCCTCGACCACCCTGCCCCTAACCTCCTCATCGACCT AGATGGGAATGAGATAACCCCGGAGCAGGGGAGGGAGCAGAAGAGGAAAGAGGAGGCCCTGCACGCCGGAAGTCTGCGGGTGCCGCGGAGGCCTGCGTGGACCCCTCAAATGTCTGTGGAGGAGCTGGATAACAATGAAAGGCAAGCCTTCTTGACTTGGCGCAGAAGCCTTGCCAGGCTTGAGGAGAACGACAAGCTTCTCCTTACTCCTTTCGAGAAGAACCTCGATATTTGGAGGCAGCTATGGCGGGTTGTGGAGCGTAGCGATTTG CTTGTGATGGTTGTTGATGCGCGAGACCCGCTATTCTATCGCTGCCCTGATCTTGAG GTTTATGCACGAGAGGTCGACAAGCACAAAAGGACAATGCTTCTTGTTAACAAAGCAGATCTCTTACCTTTATCTGTTAG agagAAATGGGCCAATTATTTCTGTTCGCAAGATATTCTCTTTGTGTTTTGGTCGGCTAAAGCCGCTACAGCAGCTACAGAAGGGAAAAATCTCAGTTCCCCATGGACAGAAGATAACCTGCACGAGTCAGAAGACCCTGATACTAAAATATACGGGAGGATTGAGCTATTGGCTCGTTTACAATCTGAGGCTGAAGAAATAGTCAGACTGAGGAAATCAGGATCCAGTGATTCTCGAAGTGGAAGTGTTGTTGGAAATTCAGCTTCCAGTAATGTAGTTGTGGGATTTGTTGGATATCCAAATGTGGGAAAGAGCTCGACTATTAATGCCTTGGTAGGCCAGAAGAAGACAGGTGTTACCTCTACTCCTGGGAAGACAAAGCATTTCCAAACATTGATTATGTCTGATGAGTTAATGCTATGTGATTGCCCTGGATTAGTCTTTCCATCGTTTTCAAGCTCCAGACATGAGATGATTGCTTCTGGTGTATTGCCAATTGATCGAATGACCGAGAATAGGGAGGCTGTGCAGGTAGTGGCCAATCGAGTTCCAAGACATGTTATTGAAGCGGTTTACAGGATTGATCTGCCCAAACCCAAATCCTATGAACTGCAGTCGCGACCACCTCTGGCAGCAGAATTTTTGAGGGCCTATTGTGCCTCTCGTGGTTATGTTGCCTCTAGTGGACTTCCTGATGAAACAAAAGCTGCCCGCCAAATTTTGAAGGATTACATTGATGGGAAACTGCCCCATTATCAAATGCCCCCTGGAATGACTGCTGAGGAAGATGATGTGGGAAACGGCTTACCTGAACATCATAAGTCAGGCTCCTCTGATGATGAAAACTCTGAAGATGATGAAGGTGAAGACGAGCCGGAGCTTGATCATGCCCTGGAAGACCTCAATTCATTTGACATAGCTAATGGGCTTGCTACCAAGAAGAAAGTCGCTGTCAGGAAGCCCACTGCACCTCATAAACAACACAAGAAGACTCAGAGGAAAAAGGATCGCTCCTGGAGGGTAGGCAATGATGGTGGAGATGGAATGCCAGTTGTAAGAGTGTTTCAGAAACCAGCGAACACCGGTCCTGTTAAGGTTGGATAG
- the LOC139188492 gene encoding uncharacterized protein, with amino-acid sequence MSGPSDRRFDLNLGEETATPSPDNIWRPSFISPTGPLTVGDSVMKNDMTAAVVARNLLTPKDNRLLSKRSDELAVKDSLALSVQCAGSVSNMAQRLFARTRQVESLAAEVMSLKQEIRGLKHENKQLHRLAHDYATNMKRKLDQMKESDGKVLLDHQRFVGLFQRHLLPSSSGAVPGNEASNDEPPMPPPSGVLSSTEALDNHPPVLSLSGALPTAETSPKQPL; translated from the coding sequence atgtctggaccctccgaccgtcgttttgacttgaaccttggagaagagacagccacgccttctccagacaatatatggcgcccatccttcatatcccctactggtcctcttaccgttggggattctgtgatgaagaatgatatgaccgctgcagtggtggccaggaaccttctcactcccaaagataacagactactttccaaacggtctgatgagttggctgttaaggactctctggctcttagtgttcagtgtgcaggttctgtgtctaatatggcccaacgcctatttgctagaacccgccaagttgaatcattggctgctgaagtgatgagtctcaaacaggagattagagggctcaagcatgagaataagcagttgcaccggctcgcccatgactatgctacaaacatgaagaggaagcttgaccagatgaaggaatctgatggtaaggttttacttgatcatcagcggtttgtgggtttgttccaaaggcatttattgccttcgtcctctggggctgtacctggtaatgaagcttcaaatgatgaacctccaatgcctcctccttctggggttttgtcaagtactgaggctctggataaccaccctccggtgctttctctttctggggctttaccgactgctgagacttcccctaagcaacctttgtga
- the LOC139188504 gene encoding secreted RxLR effector protein 161-like, translating to MGNCNPVHNPIVPGTKLTKDLIGEKVDSTYYKQIVGSLMYLTTTQPDTMFVVSLISRFIEGPTEMHLAAAKRVLRYVKGTIGLGVLYRKGEHAELRGYTDSDYAGDLDDRKSTSGYLFMLGSGAVCWSSKKQPVVTLSTTEAEFIAAASSACQATWLRRIMKDLCQVQQDSTTIFCNNSSAIKLSKNPVLHGRSKHIDVRFHFLRELTKDEIVQLVYCNTQEQIADILTKPLKTDAFLKLRESMGVCLESDVN from the coding sequence ATGGGGAATTGCAATCCAGTGCATAATCCTATTGTTCCAGGTACCAAGTTAACAAAGGACCTGATTGGTGAGAAGGTCGACAGCACTTACTACAAACAAATTGTGGGGAGTCTCATGtatctcacaaccactcagccTGACACTATGTTTGTGGTAAGTTTAATTAGCAGGTTTATAGAAGGTCCAACAGAAATGCACTTGGCAGCAGCAAAAAGGGTTTTAAGATATGTAAAAGGCACGATCGGCCTTGGAGTTCTTTACAGAAAGGGAGAACATGCTGAGCTCAGAGGCTATACAGACAGTGATTATGCAGGTGACTTGGACGATAGAAAGAGCACATCAGGATATTTGTTCATGTTAGGTTCAGGAGCTGTGTGTTGGTCTTCCAAGAAGCAACCGGTGGTTACACTATCAACAACTGAAGCTGAATTCATTGCAGCAGCTTCATCTGCTTGTCAGGCAACCTGGTTAAGAAGGATAATGAAGGACTTATGTCAGGTTCAGCAAGACTCTACAACGATTTTCTGTAATAATAGTTCAGCAATAAAGCTCTCTAAGAATCCTGTGCTACATGGTCGAAGCAAGCACATAGATGTACGGTTCCACTTCCTTCGTGAGCTGACTAAGGATGAAATTGTGCAACTGGTTTATTGCAACACTCAGGAGCAAATAGCAGACATACTAACCAAGCCATTGAAGACTGATGCCTTCCTGAAGTTGCGGGAGTCTATGGGAGTGTGTTTGGAATCAGATGTAAACTGA
- the LOC103400364 gene encoding LRR receptor-like serine/threonine-protein kinase RGI5, which translates to MELNTTHFQFSFTLLILLTMTRISLITSLSSDGQALLSLLPAKQSSVLSSWDSSSDTPCSWQGITCSPQNRVISLSLPNIFLNLSSLPPQLFSLSYLQLLNLSSTNISGTIPPFFGQLTHLRLLDLSSNSLTGPIPPELGHLSTLQFLFLNSNKLSDKMPQQLANLTSLQVLCLQDNLINGSIPSQLGSLVSLQQFRVGGNPYITGEIPSKLGLLTNLTTFGAAATALSGVIPSTFGNLINLQTLSLYDTEISGSIPPQLGHCSELRNLYLHMNKLTGSIPPQLGKLQKLTSLLVWGNALSGPIPAEISNCSSLVVLDASANDLSGPIPRDLGKLVVLEQLHLSDNLLTGAIPSQLSNCTSLTALQLDKNQLSGTIPWQVGNLKLLQSFFLWGNSVSGTIPASFGNCTELYALDLSRNKLTGSIPEEIFGLKKLSKLLLLGNSLSGGLPRSVAQCQSLVRLRFGENQLSGQIPKEIGQLQNLVFLDLYMNHFSGRLPTEIANITVLELLDVHNNYISGEIPPQLGELVNLEQFDLSRNSFTGEIPWSFGNLSYLNKLIANNNLLTGSIPISIRNLQKLTLLDLSFNSLSGPIPPEIGRVTSLTISLDLSWNSFTGEIPETMADLTQLQSLDLSHNMLYGKIKVLGSLTSLASLNISCNNFSGAIPVTPFFRTLSSNSYVQNPHLCESVDGTTCSSSLMRKNGLKSTKTVALITVILVSVTIALVASWVLIMRNHRYMVKKSLGAMAASSGAEDFSYPWTFIPFQKLNFTIDNILDCLKEENVIGKGCSGIVYKAELHNGDLIAVKKLWKTKQDEEPIDSFAAEIQILGHIRHRNIVKLLGYCSNRSVKLLLYNYIPNGNLQQLLQGNRNLDWETRYKIAIGSAQGLAYLHHDCVPTILHRDVKCNNILLDSKYEAYLADFGLAKLMNSPTYHHAMSRVAGSYGYIAPEYGYTMNITEKSDVYSYGVVLLEILSGRSAVQPQIGDVLHIVEWVKKKMGSFEPAVSILDTKLQGLPDQMVQEMLQTLGIAMFCVNSSPAERPTMKEVVALLMEVKSQPEEGGKTSQPLIKQPSNQS; encoded by the exons ATGGAGCTAAACACAACCcattttcaattttccttcACATTGTTGATTTTATTAACCATGACAAGAATCTCATTAATTACCTCTCTGTCCTCTGATGGCCAAGCccttctctccctcctccctgCAAAGCAATCTTCTGTGCTTTCCTCATGGGACTCATCAAGTGACACACCATGCTCATGGCAAGGCATAACATGCTCTCCCCAAAACAGAGtaatctcactctctctccccaaCATTTTCCTCAACCTCTCCTCTCTCCCTCCGCAGCTCTTCTCCCTCTCGTATCTCCAGCTCCTCAACCTCTCCTCCACCAACATTTCCGGTACCATCCCACCTTTCTTTGGCCAACTCACCCATCTCCGCCTCCTCGACTTATCCTCCAACTCCCTCACCGGCCCCATTCCTCCGGAGCTCGGCCACCTCTCCACCCTCCAATTCCTTTTCCTCAACTCCAACAAACTCTCAGACAAAATGCCTCAACAACTTGCCAACCTCACTTCCCTCCAAGTGCTTTGTCTCCAAGACAACCTCATCAACGGCTCAATACCGTCTCAGTTGGGCTCTCTGGTTTCCCTCCAACAGTTTCGTGTTGGAGGGAATCCATATATAACCGGCGAAATCCCTTCCAAACTAGGCCTGCTCACCAACCTCACAACTTTTGGCGCGGCAGCTACCGCCCTTTCGGGTGTGATTCCATCCACATTTGGGAACTTGATCAACCTCCAAACACTGTCTCTATATGATACTGAGATATCTGGCTCAATACCACCGCAACTCGGGCATTGTTCAGAGCTGAGGAATTTGTATTTGCATATGAACAAGCTTACTGGTTCGATTCCTCCACAATTGGGGAAACTGCAGAAGCTCACCAGCCTGCTTGTTTGGGGCAATGCATTATCAGGACCAATCCCAGCTGAGATTTCAAATTGTTCTTCCCTTGTTGTTCTTGATGCTTCTGCCAATGATCTCTCTGGACCAATCCCAAGAGACTTGGGGAAGCTGGTGGTTCTTGAACAGCTTCATCTCTCCGACAATTTGCTCACTGGAGCAATTCCATCCCAGCTCAGCAACTGCACCAGCCTCACAGCTCTTCAGCTTGACAAGAACCAATTGTCAGGTACAATTCCTTGGCAGGTTGGCAATCTCAAGCTCTTGCAGAGTTTTTTCTTGTGGGGTAATTCTGTATCGGGAACTATACCGGCTTCATTTGGCAACTGCACTGAACTCTATGCACTTGATCTTTCAAGAAACAAGCTTACCGGGTCGATCCCAGAAGAGATTTTTGGATTGAAGAAGCTGAGCAAGCTCTTGCTGTTGGGGAATTCTTTGTCGGGTGGGTTGCCTCGAAGCGTTGCACAATGTCAATCTCTAGTCAGGTTGAGGTTTGGAGAGAACCAGCTTTCGGGACAGATTCCAAAGGAAATAGGCCAGCTGCAAAACCTCGTGTTTCTCGACTTGTACATGAATCATTTCTCCGGAAGATTGCCAACTGAGATTGCCAACATAACAGTTCTTGAACTGTTGGATGTGCACAACAACTATATAAGTGGCGAAATCCCGCCTCAGCTTGGGGAGCTTGTGAATTTGGAGCAGTTTGATCTGAGCAGGAACAGCTTCACTGGAGAAATTCCTTGGAGCTTTGGCAACTTAAGTTACCTGAACAAGCTCATTGCGAACAATAATTTACTCACGGGTTCGATACCAATATCTATCCGGAACCTGCAGAAGCTAACTCTGCTAGATTTGAGCTTCAACAGCCTCTCCGGTCCAATTCCACCCGAAATTGGTCGTGTGACAAGCTTGACAATCAGTTTGGACTTGAGCTGGAATAGTTTTACTGGAGAAATCCCAGAGACAATGGCAGATTTGACGCAATTGCAATCGCTGGACCTTTCGCATAATATGCTCTATGGAAAAATTAAGGTTCTTGGTTCTCTAACTAGTCTCGCGTCCCTAAATATTTCCTGCAACAATTTTTCAGGTGCCATCCCAGTTACGCCATTTTTCAGAACTCTTTCTTCGAATTCATATGTTCAGAATCCACATCTTTGTGAGTCTGTTGATGGGACTACTTGTTCTTCAAGTCTAATGCGGAAGAATGGTTTGAAATCCACAAAAACTGTTGCTTTAATTACTGTGATTCTGGTGTCAGTCACCATAGCACTTGTTGCCTCGTGGGTTCTTATTATGCGAAATCATAGATATATGGTAAAGAAATCTTTAGGAGCAATGGCAGCGTCGTCGGGGGCTGAAGATTTCTCGTATCCATGGACTTTCATCCCATTTCAGAAGCTCAATTTCACCATTGATAACATCTTGGATTGTTTGAAGGAGGAAAATGTGATTGGAAAAGGCTGTTCTGGAATCGTCTATAAGGCCGAATTACACAATGGGGATTTGATTGCGGTGAAAAAGCTATGGAAAACGAAGCAAGATGAAGAGCCAATAGACTCTTTTGCTGCAGAAATTCAAATTCTTGGACACATTCGCCATCGGAACATTGTGAAGCTCCTAGGTTACTGTTCGAATAGAAGTGTCAAGCTGCTTCTTTATAACTACATTCCCAATGGCAATCTGCAGCAGCTATTGCAAGGGAATAGGAACTTGGACTGGGAAACTCGGTACAAGATTGCAATTGGATCAGCTCAAGGTTTAGCATACCTTCATCACGATTGTGTCCCGACGATTCTGCACAGGGATGTCAAGTGCAACAACATACTACTGGATTCAAAGTATGAAGCCTATCTAGCAGATTTTGGTCTGGCAAAGCTGATGAACTCTCCTACTTACCACCACGCAATGTCGAGAGTAGCTGGCTCTTATGGTTATATTGCCCCAG AGTACGGATACACGATGAACATAACGGAGAAGAGTGACGTCTACAGCTATGGTGTGGTTCTGCTGGAGATCTTAAGTGGGCGTAGCGCTGTTCAGCCGCAGATTGGTGACGTGCTACACATTGTTGAATgggtgaagaagaagatgggaaGTTTCGAACCAGCTGTATCGATACTAGATACAAAGCTCCAAGGTCTACCAGATCAAATGGTGCAGGAGATGCTGCAAACACTTGGAATAGCAATGTTCTGTGTGAATTCTTCGCCGGCAGAACGACCAACCATGAAGGAAGTGGTGGCATTGCTAATGGAGGTTAAGAGCCAGCCTGAAGAGGGGGGAAAAACCTCCCAACCCCTAATAAAGCAACCTTCAAATCAAAGTTAA
- the LOC103431453 gene encoding embryogenesis-like protein, which translates to MNHQRSQIALCKWLFQHSFHPSPKLFSLNSLSTSPTRRVSDSAPLPEPEILLNTPTTTPHHFLHPALSNSPTQFAARRNVRQFSGGPEEFDQNQVVDTINLKFAEAREEIEMAMESKETVYFDEEAECARDSVKEVLELYEGLLAKVPESNKAALQRSMGLKIEQLKAELQQLNE; encoded by the coding sequence ATGAATCATCAACGTTCACAAATTGCGCTTTGCAAATGGCTCTTCCAGCACTCTTTCCACCCTTCTCCGAAGCTCTTCTCCCTCAACTCGCTCTCGACGAGTCCTACTCGGCGCGTTTCCGACTCAGCTCCATTGCCGGAACCCGAGATTCTTCTCAACACACCCACAACAACTCCCCACCATTTTCTCCATCCAGCTCTCTCGAACTCACCGACCCAGTTCGCAGCTCGCCGGAATGTGAGGCAATTCAGCGGCGGGCCGGAGGAGTTCGATCAGAACCAAGTGGTGGACACGATCAACCTCAAGTTTGCAGAGGCGAGGGAGGAGATAGAGATGGCCATGGAGTCCAAAGAAACTGTTTACTTTGACGAAGAGGCCGAGTGCGCTCGAGATTCTGTGAAGGAAGTGCTGGAATTGTATGAAGGTCTTTTGGCTAAGGTGCCAGAGAGCAATAAGGCGGCGTTGCAGAGGTCGATGGGGCTCAAGATTGAGCAGCTCAAGGCTGAGCTTCAACAGCTGAATGAGTGA
- the LOC103400378 gene encoding uncharacterized protein, with protein MARKLLSALSLPTTFQAGLAAMTLAFCAVALLMCASHSRRWRRQWNACTDFFDDGPVVQHVQPGNYDASSDEQEEDSVWQKNILMGGKCQLPDFSGVIIYDAEGNIVKPDKTPRLTWK; from the coding sequence ATGGCTCGCAAGCTTCTTTCGGCACTCTCCCTACCGACCACATTTCAAGCCGGTCTGGCAGCGATGACCCTCGCATTTTGTGCCGTGGCGTTGCTCATGTGTGCTTCTCATTCGCGTAGATGGCGCCGCCAGTGGAATGCTTGCACAGACTTCTTTGACGATGGTCCTGTTGTCCAACATGTTCAGCCTGGAAACTATGATGCAAGTAGTGATGAGCAGGAAGAAGACTCGGTCTGGCAGAAGAACATACTCATGGGTGGAAAGTGCCAGCTACCAGATTTTTCGGGTGTCATAATCTACGACGCTGAGGGCAACATCGTCAAGCCTGACAAGACTCCTCGTTTAACCTGGAAGTAA